The Streptomyces sp. NBC_01244 genome contains a region encoding:
- a CDS encoding RrF2 family transcriptional regulator, giving the protein MRISARADYAVRAALQLAASQDDGPLKAEAIADAQDIPHKFLEGILNDMRRGGLVLSQRGGNGGYWLAKPAASISIADVIRVVDGPLVSVRGVRPPDLAYTGPAQALLPLWIALRANVREILDGVTLADVASSDLPPDVSALSRAPDAWTNS; this is encoded by the coding sequence ATGCGGATCTCAGCCAGGGCGGACTACGCGGTACGTGCCGCACTGCAGCTTGCCGCGTCGCAGGATGACGGGCCACTGAAAGCCGAGGCCATCGCCGACGCCCAGGACATCCCGCACAAGTTCCTCGAGGGCATTCTGAACGACATGCGCCGAGGTGGTCTCGTGCTGAGCCAGCGCGGCGGCAACGGCGGATACTGGCTGGCCAAGCCCGCCGCGTCCATCAGCATCGCGGACGTCATCCGCGTCGTGGACGGACCGCTCGTCTCGGTGCGCGGGGTCCGGCCCCCCGACCTGGCGTATACCGGCCCCGCCCAGGCTCTCCTCCCCCTGTGGATCGCCCTTCGGGCCAACGTGCGCGAGATCCTCGACGGCGTGACGCTCGCGGACGTCGCGTCGTCCGACCTGCCTCCCGACGTGTCCGCCCTGTCCCGCGCCCCTGACGCCTGGACCAATTCCTAA
- a CDS encoding putative leader peptide, with protein sequence MRTLQRAGRILPLTSRRHIDLVRTSSAICQPS encoded by the coding sequence GTGCGGACACTGCAGCGCGCCGGCCGGATCCTGCCCCTGACCTCCCGCCGGCACATCGACCTGGTCCGTACCTCCAGCGCCATCTGTCAGCCTTCCTGA
- a CDS encoding acyl-CoA dehydrogenase codes for MPTKPSALGRRSADEQRRASFLRTAHDLADDLAADAIFRDRAGRPPTDEVARLREAGLPAGLTPPGPGRGADWRTGCTVIRKLSTADSSVGDVLARHYVHAWSGRFYASHDHATALEEQSVREQWLWTGAIRTAAPDDDTGRPDLTLQPRNTGYVLSGRRFVDTAVSVADQIVVDAVCAVTGDVLVVRIPPGVPRMTIEPAHDRLGQRVVGAGEVAFDRVTVTPGQVLGRRPYDEEPTAPFTALADPALRLALCHVGLGIVEGALTEARDLSRGGHAYRLPGADPDLFLTYGELASAAQTATAVVDRATEVMAQALDRGGQLDAEEPAGIAALVATAETVTSKAALHVTARVLELADAPGLDRFWRNARVLTAHHPAAHRLRSIGEHYLNGSHRAVAAAFH; via the coding sequence GTGCCGACGAAACCGAGCGCCCTCGGCCGCCGGTCCGCCGACGAGCAGCGCCGGGCGTCATTCCTGCGCACCGCCCACGACCTGGCGGACGATCTCGCCGCGGACGCCATCTTCCGCGACCGGGCGGGCAGGCCGCCGACCGACGAGGTGGCCCGGCTACGGGAGGCCGGCCTCCCCGCCGGCCTCACGCCGCCCGGGCCGGGCCGGGGAGCGGACTGGCGCACCGGATGCACCGTCATCCGGAAGCTGTCCACGGCGGACAGCTCCGTCGGAGACGTACTCGCCCGCCACTACGTGCACGCGTGGAGCGGACGCTTCTACGCGAGCCATGACCACGCGACCGCCCTCGAAGAGCAGTCGGTTCGCGAGCAGTGGCTGTGGACCGGCGCCATCCGCACCGCGGCGCCCGACGACGACACCGGCCGTCCGGACCTCACGCTGCAGCCCCGCAACACCGGCTACGTGCTCAGCGGGCGCCGTTTCGTGGATACGGCGGTGTCCGTCGCCGACCAGATCGTGGTCGACGCCGTCTGCGCGGTGACCGGTGACGTCCTGGTCGTACGGATCCCGCCCGGCGTTCCGCGCATGACCATCGAACCCGCCCACGACCGCCTCGGGCAGCGCGTGGTCGGCGCCGGCGAGGTGGCCTTCGACCGGGTCACCGTCACGCCCGGCCAGGTACTGGGCCGCCGCCCGTACGACGAGGAGCCGACCGCCCCCTTCACCGCACTCGCCGATCCGGCGCTCCGGCTGGCCCTGTGCCACGTCGGCCTCGGCATCGTCGAGGGCGCCCTCACCGAAGCGCGCGACCTCAGCAGGGGCGGTCACGCATACCGACTGCCCGGTGCGGATCCGGACCTCTTCCTGACGTACGGGGAACTCGCCTCGGCCGCCCAGACGGCCACCGCCGTGGTCGACCGCGCGACCGAGGTGATGGCGCAGGCCCTGGACCGGGGTGGGCAGCTCGATGCCGAGGAACCCGCGGGCATCGCCGCCCTGGTCGCCACGGCCGAGACGGTGACGTCGAAGGCCGCCCTGCACGTCACGGCGCGGGTGCTGGAACTCGCCGATGCCCCCGGCCTGGACCGCTTCTGGCGCAACGCCCGCGTCCTGACGGCCCACCACCCCGCCGCGCACCGTCTGCGCTCCATCGGCGAGCACTACCTCAACGGCTCCCACCGCGCGGTGGCGGCGGCCTTCCACTGA
- a CDS encoding winged helix-turn-helix domain-containing protein, with translation MTTALPAPATHRSPAPRLQLVGDHPALVPAHGTDGGRVGYLVFLPANVDPVALMRSHGVRPEVPPLELGASQAPDPKPAPHPGPVHSDDAIRVDRERRLVEVDGRELELTYLEFDLLSHFVAHPHTVHTRDALISGIWGYGHIGDGRTVDVHVARLRRKLGPAHRARISTVRRVGYKYVPDHQ, from the coding sequence GTGACCACCGCACTTCCCGCACCCGCCACCCACCGTTCCCCCGCGCCCCGACTGCAGCTGGTCGGTGACCACCCTGCCCTCGTACCCGCCCACGGAACGGACGGCGGCCGCGTCGGATACCTCGTGTTCCTGCCGGCGAACGTGGACCCGGTGGCGCTGATGAGATCGCACGGTGTGCGCCCGGAGGTTCCTCCCCTCGAGCTCGGGGCGTCGCAGGCTCCCGATCCGAAACCGGCCCCCCACCCCGGGCCCGTCCACTCCGACGACGCCATCCGGGTCGATCGGGAGCGTCGGCTGGTCGAGGTCGACGGGCGTGAACTGGAGCTGACCTACCTGGAGTTCGACCTTCTCTCGCACTTCGTGGCCCACCCGCACACGGTTCACACGCGCGATGCGCTCATCTCGGGCATCTGGGGGTACGGGCACATCGGCGACGGCCGCACCGTGGACGTCCACGTGGCCCGGTTGCGCCGCAAGCTCGGCCCCGCCCACCGGGCCCGCATCTCCACGGTGCGGCGCGTGGGCTACAAGTACGTGCCCGACCATCAGTAG